A stretch of Nitrospira sp. DNA encodes these proteins:
- the rplO gene encoding 50S ribosomal protein L15 gives MNLHDLTPARGAKKRRKRIGRGPGSGHGKTATKGHKGLKARSGGAKRPGFEGGQMPLVRRLPKFGFTNPFKTEFTIINVKNFESWAGPDTVTPQALVDAGMVKRKSLPIKILGNGELKRALVIQAHKFSKTAAEKIQAAGGRVEVIGGV, from the coding sequence ATGAATCTGCATGATTTAACCCCTGCACGGGGAGCGAAAAAGCGTCGGAAGCGCATTGGACGTGGTCCTGGTTCAGGCCATGGAAAGACGGCGACGAAGGGACACAAGGGTTTAAAGGCCAGATCTGGCGGCGCGAAGCGCCCTGGGTTTGAAGGTGGTCAGATGCCGCTCGTGCGGCGGCTGCCCAAGTTTGGCTTTACCAATCCATTCAAAACGGAATTTACGATCATCAATGTCAAGAACTTTGAGTCGTGGGCTGGTCCTGACACGGTGACCCCGCAAGCGTTGGTTGATGCGGGCATGGTCAAGCGCAAGAGTCTCCCGATCAAGATTTTGGGCAACGGCGAATTGAAGCGAGCACTTGTTATCCAGGCGCACAAGTTCAGCAAGACTGCCGCGGAAAAGATCCAGGCCGCTGGTGGCCGAGTCGAGGTTATCGGCGGTGTTTGA
- the secY gene encoding preprotein translocase subunit SecY, translating into MFERLLTSFQNIFKIPELRTRVLFTLVMLVVYRVGAHIPTPGINGDALSDFLQKQGGALLGFLDIFSGGSLSRLTIFALGIMPYISASIILQLLTVVIPHLSKLAKEGERGRKKIIQYTRFGTIVIALIQGFGIAIGLEQMNQGAFVLHAGWAFRLMTVITLTAGTGFLMWLGEQITERGIGNGISLIIFAGIVARLPAAVAQTFDLYRIGQLNIILLVGLALLMVGVVAAIVFLESGRRKIPVQYAKRVVGRRVYGGQNTHIPLKINTAGVIPPIFASSIIAFPATIAGFFETPWVKAIGAQLAPGSLLYTLMYVGLIVFFCFFYTAVVLNPVDMADNMKKYGGFIPGIRPGQRTSDYIYSVLTKITFAGAIYLAIVCVIPEFLIYKLNVPFYFGGTSLLIVIGVGLDTAQQIESHMLMRNYEGFLGKGMGPLRGRSG; encoded by the coding sequence GTGTTTGAGCGGCTCCTTACCAGCTTTCAGAATATCTTCAAGATTCCTGAGCTGCGGACACGGGTGCTCTTTACCCTTGTCATGCTCGTGGTGTATCGGGTTGGCGCCCATATCCCGACACCTGGAATCAATGGCGATGCGCTTTCAGATTTTCTCCAGAAGCAAGGCGGTGCGTTGCTTGGTTTTCTGGACATATTCTCTGGAGGTTCGCTCTCTCGCCTGACGATCTTCGCGCTTGGCATCATGCCCTATATCAGCGCGTCGATCATTCTTCAGTTGTTGACGGTCGTCATTCCGCATCTCTCCAAGCTTGCCAAGGAGGGAGAGCGTGGCCGTAAAAAGATTATTCAGTACACTAGGTTTGGGACCATTGTTATTGCCTTGATTCAGGGATTCGGCATTGCGATCGGTCTTGAGCAAATGAATCAGGGCGCGTTTGTGCTCCATGCTGGGTGGGCCTTCCGTCTGATGACGGTGATTACCCTGACGGCAGGCACTGGATTTTTGATGTGGCTCGGTGAGCAGATTACCGAACGTGGCATCGGCAACGGTATCTCGCTCATCATTTTTGCTGGTATCGTTGCGCGCCTTCCTGCGGCGGTAGCTCAGACGTTTGATTTATATCGGATTGGTCAGCTCAATATTATTTTGTTGGTTGGGTTGGCGCTTCTGATGGTCGGTGTCGTCGCCGCCATTGTGTTCCTGGAAAGTGGGCGGAGGAAAATTCCCGTCCAATATGCCAAACGGGTCGTTGGCCGGCGGGTGTATGGTGGACAGAACACGCATATCCCATTGAAGATCAATACAGCCGGCGTCATTCCGCCTATTTTCGCGTCATCGATTATTGCCTTCCCTGCAACGATCGCCGGGTTCTTTGAAACACCATGGGTGAAGGCCATCGGAGCTCAGTTGGCTCCGGGGTCCTTGCTGTATACCTTGATGTATGTGGGGCTTATCGTCTTCTTTTGCTTCTTTTATACGGCCGTGGTCTTAAACCCTGTCGATATGGCCGATAACATGAAAAAGTACGGCGGCTTTATTCCTGGAATCAGGCCTGGCCAGCGTACGTCGGACTATATCTACAGCGTTCTAACGAAAATAACATTTGCCGGGGCTATATATCTGGCCATCGTTTGTGTTATTCCTGAGTTCTTAATTTATAAGCTGAATGTCCCGTTTTACTTCGGGGGTACGTCGCTGTTAATTGTGATTGGTGTGGGGCTGGACACGGCCCAACAGATTGAATCCCATATGCTCATGCGTAATTATGAGGGGTTTCTGGGCAAGGGGATGGGCCCCTTACGCGGCCGGAGTGGGTAA